In a single window of the Gossypium hirsutum isolate 1008001.06 chromosome D02, Gossypium_hirsutum_v2.1, whole genome shotgun sequence genome:
- the LOC107910627 gene encoding KRR1 small subunit processome component homolog yields MEVENAEKVNLEQKKKHKGKHDKPKPWDEDPNIDRWKIEKFDPSWNPDGLLEVSSFSTIFPRYREKYLQEAWPKVKSALKEYGIAAELNLVEGSMTVSTTRKTRDPYIIIKARDLIKLLSRSVPAPQAIKILDDEMQCDIIKIGNLVRNKERFVKRRQRLVGPNSSTLKALEILTSCYILVQGNTVAAMGSFKGLKQVRRIVEDCVENKMHPVYHIKILMMKKELEKDPALKDENWDRFLPTFKKKNVQTKKVKSKEKKPYTPFPPPQQPSKIDQELESGEYFLSEKKKLAKTWEEKQEKQAQKAAENKRKREEAFVPPKEPVKQDSNKSENKEEDVAALAKSLKQKAKEFGKQKSLQTINAEEYISAPAAEQPSKKKKKSKHT; encoded by the exons atggagGTAGAGAATGCAGAAAAAGTAAATCTGGAACAGAAAAAGAAGCATAAAGGGAAACACGATAAGCCAAAGCCATGGGACGAAGACCCAAACATAGACCGTTGGAAGATTGAAAAGTTTGACCCTTCTTGGAACCCCGATGGGTTACTGGAAGTCAGCTCTTTTTCCACTATCTTCCCTCGTTACCgag AAAAATACTTGCAAGAAGCTTGGCCAAAGGTTAAATCTGCTTTGAAAGAATATGGTATTGCTGCTGAGCTCAACTTG GTTGAAGGGTCTATGACAGTTTCAACAACAAGAAAAACTAGGGATCCATATATTATCATTAAGGCCAGGGATCTCATCAAGCTTCTATCGAGAAGTGTTCCTGCCCCTCAG gccATCAAAATACTTGATGATGAGATGCAGTGTGACATCATAAAAATTGGAAACTTGGTTCGCAATAAG GAGCGATTTGTTAAAAGAAGGCAGCGCCTTGTGGGGCCAAATTCTTCGACTTTGAAG GCACTTGAAATATTGACAAGCTGCTACATTCTTGTTCAG GGAAACACTGTTGCTGCTATGGGTTCATTTAAAGGTTTGAAACAAGTCAGGAGGATTGTGGAGGACTGCGTAGAAAATAAAATGCATCCAGTATACCATATCAAG ATTCTCATGATGAAGAAAGAACTTGAGAAGGATCCAGCACTCAAAGATGAAAACTGGGATAGGTTTCTTCCAACATTCAAGAA GAAAAATGTTCAAACGAAGAAGGTTAAGAGTAAAGAGAAGAAACCATATACACCATTCCCTCCTCCTCAGCAACCTAGTAAG ATTGATCAAGAACTGGAATCTGGAGAATACTtcttgagtgagaaaaagaaattAGCGAAGACGTGGGAAGAGAAGCAAGAGAAGCAGGCACAGAAAGCAgctgaaaacaaaagaaaaagagaagaagcaTTTGTTCCTCCCAAG GAACCCGTGAAGCAAGATTCTAACAAGTCAGAGAACAAGGAGGAAGATGTTGCTGCCCTTGCTAAGTCCTTGAAG CAAAAGGCCAAGGAATTCGGAAAGCAAAAATCTTTGCAAACTATCAATGCTGAAGAATATATTTCAGCCCCTGCTGCCGAACAGccttccaaaaagaaaaagaaatccaagcATACCTAG